In Winkia neuii, a genomic segment contains:
- a CDS encoding UDP-N-acetylmuramoyl-tripeptide--D-alanyl-D-alanine ligase — MTLDAKALADAVGGVLVRDSDAALTLLDATTDSREAKAGGVFFARIGEQNDGLDYLPKAAGAGAGAVVTQNAQKALDLDPKIAVIEVDDVTYAYGQAAAFHLRNLREAGPVTVIGITGSAGKTTTKDLLAGICRAAGPTTAPVGSFNNEVGLPRTVLSAPEGTRYLVLEMGASGVGHIEYLTSIAPLDVAIELLVGRAHLGGFGSQEAVAQAKAELLGGLVPGGVAVLNIDDSRVAEMTKYLSEDKKLLTFAAGQQADFYASGVEVDSNDRASFTVHHDGTHSELSLGLVGAHHVSNALAAIAGAVAAGIPLELAVAKCAGTKATSPHRMDVRHLESGAIVIDDAYNANPDSMKAALGALAKIGKGRRKIAVLGEMLELGPQSDDIHREVGKVVAANGVDVVVVVGQGAKPLLETVSERAETISAADYHEAASLIKDLPASADVILFKGSNGSGVWRLADQLLKEENACSH; from the coding sequence ATGACGTTAGATGCAAAGGCGTTGGCAGACGCGGTAGGGGGCGTACTCGTCCGTGATTCGGATGCGGCGCTGACACTGCTGGATGCTACGACCGATTCGCGGGAAGCGAAGGCCGGTGGGGTTTTCTTCGCCCGAATTGGGGAACAGAACGACGGACTGGATTATCTTCCCAAGGCCGCAGGCGCGGGTGCTGGGGCGGTAGTCACTCAGAACGCACAGAAGGCACTCGACCTCGATCCGAAGATTGCCGTCATTGAGGTCGACGACGTGACCTATGCCTACGGGCAGGCAGCGGCCTTCCACCTGCGCAACTTGCGCGAGGCAGGCCCCGTCACTGTGATCGGCATTACCGGTAGCGCAGGGAAAACCACTACGAAGGATTTGCTGGCGGGGATTTGTCGCGCCGCGGGGCCAACCACGGCTCCGGTGGGATCTTTCAATAACGAGGTCGGACTGCCGCGTACCGTTTTGTCGGCACCGGAAGGTACTCGCTACCTGGTGCTAGAGATGGGTGCTTCGGGCGTTGGCCACATTGAATATCTAACTTCGATAGCTCCGCTTGATGTGGCGATTGAGCTGTTGGTAGGACGGGCCCATCTTGGTGGCTTCGGCTCTCAGGAAGCTGTGGCCCAAGCAAAAGCTGAGCTGCTTGGCGGGTTGGTTCCTGGGGGAGTAGCCGTCCTCAACATTGACGATTCCCGTGTAGCCGAGATGACTAAATACCTGAGTGAGGACAAGAAGCTCCTAACCTTCGCAGCTGGTCAACAGGCCGACTTCTATGCGAGCGGGGTAGAGGTCGATAGCAATGACAGGGCAAGTTTCACGGTGCATCACGACGGCACCCACAGTGAACTCTCCTTAGGACTAGTAGGAGCCCACCATGTTTCTAACGCGTTGGCGGCTATTGCCGGCGCAGTAGCTGCCGGAATTCCCCTGGAACTGGCTGTTGCTAAGTGCGCCGGTACTAAAGCCACTTCCCCGCACCGCATGGATGTGCGGCATCTAGAGAGCGGTGCAATCGTTATCGACGATGCCTACAACGCCAACCCTGATTCTATGAAGGCAGCTCTTGGCGCCCTCGCTAAAATCGGCAAGGGTCGTCGGAAAATAGCCGTCCTCGGCGAAATGCTTGAACTTGGTCCGCAGTCGGATGATATTCACCGCGAGGTCGGAAAAGTAGTGGCTGCAAATGGGGTAGACGTCGTGGTCGTTGTCGGGCAGGGAGCGAAACCGTTGCTAGAGACAGTTTCCGAACGCGCCGAGACTATCTCCGCCGCCGACTACCATGAAGCGGCTAGCCTGATTAAGGATCTGCCCGCTAGCGCGGACGTGATCCTATTCAAAGGGTCTAACGGGTCGGGCGTGTGGCGCCTGGCAGATCAACTTCTAAAGGAGGAAAACGCGTGCTCGCATTAA
- a CDS encoding peptidoglycan D,D-transpeptidase FtsI family protein: MAARGKFWRRVLKRFAGVDRTRWLVLFLATGMCICSLALIKIQVIDGPSLSSQAAKLRTVTYPIRAERGKILDARGTVLATSTQRYNVVANPYLLRTYVHKEVVNSAGKVITNTRAAEGPDAREKVMGTGPVEAARQLAPILEQDRAELGGMLVADSGYQIIARNVEPAKWRKIKELKIEGITSETTTLRSYPAGNTASTVVGFVNQENVGAAGIEASREGVLGGKDGERTVEIAPTGQIIPDGAETTKEAQSGQSLKLSLDADLNQQAQTSLDNAVKKTGATWGTVVVMEVATGRVLALADSGALPPMDAREKSESTKSRVVQSVYEPGSTGKLITFAAALDQGKITPLSTFRIPYEITMKNGEKFVDSHEHGVQNLTASGVLAESSNVGTVQIGDLVSDKSRYQMMKKLGLGEPTGIEMPGETGGLVPTPQEWDGRQRYTTMFGQGIAVSPLQVTQLMATVANGGVRIPARIVDSWTDQNGVVHKTDTPKATRAMEPDTAATLMRMMESVTGSDGTAELAKVPGYRTAGKTGTTEILGGADSGGVVASFVGAAPAEKPAVAVSVVLNKPQTSVYGGVVAAPVFSEVTGAALRMLGVKPSTEAPKLYPIEANTK; this comes from the coding sequence GTGGCCGCAAGAGGAAAATTTTGGCGCCGTGTTCTAAAGCGATTCGCAGGGGTGGATCGCACTAGGTGGCTTGTGCTCTTTTTGGCTACGGGCATGTGCATTTGCTCGCTGGCCTTGATTAAGATTCAGGTGATCGATGGGCCCTCACTCTCCTCGCAGGCAGCCAAGCTTCGCACTGTAACCTATCCGATCCGTGCTGAACGCGGGAAGATTTTAGATGCTCGGGGTACTGTTCTTGCTACCTCGACGCAGCGGTATAACGTTGTTGCCAACCCTTACCTGCTGCGCACTTACGTGCATAAAGAGGTCGTGAACTCAGCTGGGAAGGTCATCACCAACACTCGGGCTGCCGAGGGACCAGATGCCAGGGAAAAGGTCATGGGTACCGGTCCTGTCGAAGCAGCCAGACAACTCGCGCCCATCTTGGAGCAAGATAGGGCAGAACTTGGCGGCATGCTGGTTGCCGATTCGGGCTATCAGATCATTGCGCGGAATGTGGAACCTGCGAAGTGGCGTAAGATCAAAGAGTTAAAGATTGAAGGAATCACCTCCGAAACAACCACCTTGCGGTCCTACCCGGCAGGCAATACCGCCTCGACCGTAGTCGGGTTCGTGAACCAAGAGAACGTTGGTGCGGCCGGCATCGAAGCTTCCCGTGAGGGAGTCTTAGGTGGCAAAGACGGGGAACGCACTGTCGAAATCGCGCCCACCGGACAGATTATTCCCGACGGTGCCGAGACCACGAAGGAAGCCCAGTCTGGCCAGAGCTTGAAGCTATCCTTGGATGCAGACCTCAACCAGCAGGCGCAAACTAGCTTGGACAATGCAGTAAAGAAAACAGGTGCTACCTGGGGGACCGTTGTAGTTATGGAAGTAGCTACGGGACGGGTGCTGGCTTTAGCGGACTCGGGAGCGTTGCCTCCTATGGATGCTCGCGAGAAATCTGAATCTACCAAGTCGCGGGTTGTGCAGTCGGTGTATGAACCCGGTTCCACCGGCAAACTGATAACGTTTGCGGCCGCACTAGACCAGGGAAAAATTACTCCACTGTCTACTTTCCGGATTCCATACGAAATCACTATGAAAAATGGTGAAAAGTTTGTGGACTCGCATGAGCATGGCGTCCAAAACCTGACCGCTTCTGGGGTCTTGGCGGAATCTTCCAACGTAGGTACTGTTCAGATTGGCGACCTGGTCTCAGATAAGTCGCGTTATCAGATGATGAAGAAGCTAGGCCTGGGCGAGCCCACAGGAATTGAGATGCCCGGAGAGACGGGCGGCCTTGTGCCTACCCCGCAGGAGTGGGATGGAAGGCAGCGGTATACCACCATGTTCGGACAGGGCATTGCTGTTTCTCCGCTGCAGGTAACCCAGTTGATGGCAACTGTAGCGAACGGGGGAGTACGCATCCCAGCGCGCATCGTAGACTCGTGGACTGATCAAAACGGAGTGGTCCATAAGACAGATACCCCTAAGGCAACCCGCGCTATGGAACCCGATACTGCCGCGACTTTGATGCGGATGATGGAATCGGTGACCGGCTCGGATGGTACCGCCGAGCTGGCAAAGGTTCCCGGCTACCGCACCGCCGGAAAGACCGGTACTACCGAAATTTTGGGAGGAGCCGATTCGGGGGGAGTAGTAGCTTCCTTCGTTGGAGCTGCTCCTGCAGAAAAACCGGCAGTAGCGGTTTCCGTAGTGTTAAATAAGCCGCAAACTTCGGTGTACGGCGGTGTTGTCGCCGCACCCGTGTTTTCAGAGGTCACAGGGGCAGCGCTAAGAATGCTGGGTGTGAAACCATCCACTGAAGCACCGAAACTTTACCCAATAGAAGCGAATACCAAATAA
- the rsmH gene encoding 16S rRNA (cytosine(1402)-N(4))-methyltransferase RsmH yields the protein MAKEYGHVPVMVARCLELLEPAAHDGAVFVDCTLGMGGHSEAILKEFPQVRLYGIDRDEQALQIAGERLSPFGDRFTPIHTTYDRIGDVADQAGGKVDGILMDLGVSSFQLDQDDRGFAYSRDTYLDMRMDTSQGKSAATLLQEASKQELTRILRVYGEEKFAAKIAGAIVKKRESEPIERSGQLVALVRASIPAPARRKGGNPAKRTFQALRVAVNNELSILEDAIPAALNSLNVGGRLVVEAYQSLEDRIVKAAFKEASTSQAPPDLPVVPPELAPNFNLVFSGAQKADEEEQKTNPRSAPVRLRAIERISEGR from the coding sequence ATGGCTAAGGAATACGGACACGTGCCGGTAATGGTTGCACGCTGTCTGGAACTCCTGGAACCAGCGGCTCACGATGGTGCCGTTTTTGTAGATTGCACCCTTGGCATGGGTGGCCACAGCGAAGCCATCTTGAAAGAATTTCCGCAGGTCCGTTTGTACGGGATAGACCGAGATGAGCAGGCTTTGCAGATTGCTGGCGAGCGCCTTTCGCCCTTCGGGGACCGTTTTACTCCAATTCACACCACCTACGATCGAATTGGCGATGTCGCCGATCAGGCTGGCGGAAAAGTCGATGGGATATTGATGGACCTGGGAGTATCTTCCTTCCAGCTAGATCAGGACGATCGCGGCTTCGCCTACTCCCGCGACACGTACTTAGACATGCGCATGGATACATCGCAGGGGAAATCCGCTGCCACACTGTTGCAAGAAGCTAGCAAACAGGAACTGACTAGGATTCTGCGGGTCTACGGCGAAGAAAAATTTGCTGCCAAGATAGCTGGCGCAATCGTGAAAAAGCGCGAAAGCGAGCCTATAGAACGGTCTGGGCAACTAGTAGCTTTGGTTCGCGCGTCCATACCTGCTCCCGCCAGAAGGAAAGGGGGCAATCCTGCGAAGCGGACTTTTCAGGCTCTACGCGTAGCCGTAAACAACGAATTGTCCATCCTCGAGGATGCTATCCCCGCGGCCCTGAACAGCCTGAATGTGGGTGGCAGGTTGGTTGTGGAGGCATACCAATCTTTGGAAGATCGAATAGTTAAGGCTGCCTTCAAAGAGGCTAGCACCTCTCAGGCTCCGCCCGACTTGCCAGTAGTTCCACCAGAACTAGCTCCAAACTTCAACCTCGTCTTCTCTGGAGCGCAAAAGGCCGATGAAGAAGAGCAGAAGACAAATCCGCGTTCCGCACCAGTTCGGTTGCGCGCCATAGAACGCATTAGTGAAGGAAGGTAA
- the mraZ gene encoding division/cell wall cluster transcriptional repressor MraZ — translation MFLGTAEPKLDDKGRLILPSRYREELSNGLVLTRGQDRCLYMFTSQEFANMYEELRRAPISSRQARDFVRIMLSGAMDDKPDKQGRITIPALLRTYAGLKRDVTVIGAGSRIEIWDQASWQKYLAEHEQAFSDTAEEVIPGLF, via the coding sequence GTGTTCCTTGGTACAGCTGAGCCAAAGCTCGATGACAAGGGGCGCCTCATTCTGCCTTCCCGCTACCGCGAGGAACTTTCAAACGGCTTGGTCCTAACCAGGGGCCAGGATCGCTGCTTATACATGTTCACCTCCCAGGAATTCGCAAACATGTACGAAGAGCTCCGCCGGGCGCCTATCTCCAGTAGGCAGGCTAGAGATTTCGTCAGGATCATGCTCTCGGGAGCGATGGACGACAAACCGGATAAGCAGGGAAGAATCACCATTCCCGCGTTACTTCGCACCTATGCGGGGTTGAAGCGAGACGTAACGGTGATTGGTGCCGGATCTCGAATCGAGATTTGGGATCAAGCTTCTTGGCAGAAGTACCTAGCGGAACATGAGCAGGCGTTCTCGGACACTGCTGAAGAGGTAATCCCAGGTTTGTTCTAG
- a CDS encoding DUF3040 domain-containing protein, with amino-acid sequence MGLSDYEKQVLADLEAQLREGDPSFDAAMAKEAPNSPRKTPPRVMAAMGVVTLLGLVIIVVAVSLGYTWPAMALAVVGFLVMVFGITLPWNRKVVAKLSGKTARGASSSAFMKKQQQKWERRGQGESGRY; translated from the coding sequence ATGGGACTGTCTGACTACGAAAAGCAGGTCCTTGCGGATTTGGAAGCCCAGCTGCGCGAGGGCGATCCTTCCTTCGATGCCGCCATGGCGAAAGAGGCTCCTAACTCACCAAGGAAGACGCCTCCTAGGGTTATGGCAGCTATGGGTGTCGTGACACTTCTTGGATTGGTGATCATTGTGGTTGCGGTGTCACTCGGGTATACGTGGCCGGCCATGGCGCTGGCGGTAGTTGGATTCTTGGTAATGGTATTTGGAATCACCCTGCCTTGGAACAGAAAAGTTGTTGCGAAGCTTTCTGGAAAGACGGCTAGGGGTGCATCCTCATCTGCTTTTATGAAGAAGCAACAGCAAAAATGGGAACGTCGCGGTCAGGGCGAATCTGGCCGCTACTAG
- the dinB gene encoding DNA polymerase IV, translating to MSNSPRLASARHGWGKDDSHANILHVDMDCFFASVELLDHPELVGKPLIVGGHSNRGVVTSATYEARAYGVHAGMPVSRAVRLCPRAVVLPTRKGVYSQVSAEVMKILSSYTPAFQKVSVDEAYLDVSGVRKIFGSSTQIAIALRRRIKTELGIAASVGIAPSKLVAKIASSHAKPDGILLVPDTAVSAFLHDLPVGALPGVGKRVQEILLRSGVRTIGQLAQVPESDLQRKVGKAAGARLAQISLGIDASKVGESGPEKSIGTEVTFEQNVTAFPRLEEVLLAQAHECAAKLRAAKWQGQTIVVKLRGADFRTVTRSKTVPATDLGADIYKVARTLAHSVPLPTGGYRLVGLRVEGLVSAEVGIQLTIDGQDTRRAAESAMDGIAARFGASALRPASLLGDRKERNELGK from the coding sequence ATGTCTAATTCGCCTAGGCTAGCCAGTGCCAGGCATGGGTGGGGAAAAGACGACTCGCATGCCAATATCTTGCACGTCGACATGGATTGTTTTTTCGCTTCCGTCGAACTGCTGGATCATCCGGAACTGGTAGGAAAGCCTCTGATTGTCGGTGGGCACTCGAACAGGGGCGTAGTCACTTCTGCTACCTACGAAGCGCGGGCCTACGGCGTGCATGCCGGCATGCCGGTGTCGCGTGCAGTTCGCCTTTGCCCCAGGGCGGTGGTGTTGCCCACCCGCAAAGGGGTGTACTCCCAGGTGTCGGCCGAGGTAATGAAGATCTTGTCTTCCTATACTCCTGCGTTTCAGAAGGTAAGCGTGGATGAAGCTTACCTGGACGTGTCTGGAGTCCGAAAGATATTTGGCTCCTCCACGCAGATCGCAATTGCTCTTCGCCGTCGCATCAAAACCGAACTGGGGATTGCGGCATCGGTAGGCATTGCGCCCTCGAAATTGGTAGCAAAAATTGCGTCCTCGCATGCGAAGCCCGACGGGATATTACTGGTTCCAGATACCGCTGTGTCCGCGTTCCTACATGATTTGCCCGTAGGTGCACTTCCTGGAGTGGGAAAGAGGGTCCAAGAGATTTTGCTGCGGTCTGGCGTTCGTACTATTGGCCAGTTGGCGCAGGTTCCCGAGTCTGATCTGCAGCGCAAGGTAGGAAAAGCGGCAGGGGCAAGACTGGCACAGATTAGTTTGGGAATTGATGCGTCAAAGGTAGGCGAGAGCGGCCCCGAAAAGTCGATCGGTACTGAGGTTACCTTCGAACAAAATGTAACCGCATTCCCTAGGTTAGAAGAAGTGCTTTTAGCGCAGGCACACGAGTGCGCTGCTAAGCTACGCGCCGCAAAATGGCAGGGGCAGACAATCGTGGTCAAGTTGCGCGGTGCCGACTTTAGAACAGTGACTAGGTCAAAAACCGTGCCGGCAACTGATCTAGGTGCAGATATCTATAAGGTGGCGCGCACTTTGGCGCATTCTGTGCCATTGCCAACCGGTGGCTATAGGCTGGTTGGTCTGCGTGTCGAAGGGCTAGTTTCGGCAGAGGTCGGAATACAGCTAACCATCGACGGCCAAGATACGCGCCGGGCAGCCGAGAGTGCGATGGACGGAATTGCGGCCCGATTTGGCGCCAGCGCTTTGCGGCCCGCGTCGCTGCTGGGTGACCGGAAGGAAAGGAACGAGTTGGGGAAATAG
- a CDS encoding PAC2 family protein: MTELISQISDVPVRSRVMLHHMYGAIDAGHAGRLTLEQLLPSLQAERVVTFDTDKLVDYRARRPLATLSQWTVTDMEPPEIAIDKVTDYSGQEILILHGPEPDLRWNEFAQVVSEYAKEVGVETAINVLGLPAATPHTRPPLVNQTGTRPDLLPPQDEQIGTMQFSASMGMFLQYSLGQQGIDSIGLTVGVPYYVMDSDYPAAATALISRISDLTGLDLPIGDLAAASDMLSKRLDLEVQESAEIGGVIAQLEQRVDSLDISQLQVSDSPVKIPSGDDLAERFEDFLRNTDQQRADQGQTAVPPKPKGRHRADGPVDGPSKSA; the protein is encoded by the coding sequence ATGACAGAGCTAATCTCTCAGATCTCTGATGTGCCGGTGCGCTCGCGGGTTATGCTCCACCACATGTATGGCGCTATTGATGCGGGACACGCCGGCCGGCTTACGCTAGAACAATTGCTGCCATCTTTGCAGGCAGAGCGCGTAGTGACTTTCGATACAGACAAACTTGTCGATTATCGTGCCCGCCGTCCCTTGGCGACTTTGTCCCAATGGACTGTAACGGATATGGAGCCTCCTGAAATCGCCATCGACAAGGTTACCGATTATTCGGGACAAGAAATCTTGATCTTGCACGGGCCTGAGCCGGATCTGCGTTGGAATGAGTTCGCCCAAGTGGTATCCGAGTATGCCAAAGAGGTGGGAGTCGAGACCGCTATTAACGTCCTGGGGTTGCCAGCTGCCACTCCGCACACGCGTCCTCCGCTAGTGAACCAGACTGGAACGCGTCCGGATCTACTGCCTCCGCAAGACGAGCAAATCGGCACCATGCAGTTTTCCGCTTCCATGGGAATGTTCCTGCAGTACAGCCTGGGGCAGCAGGGGATCGATTCCATTGGTCTTACGGTAGGGGTGCCCTACTACGTGATGGACTCTGACTACCCGGCTGCAGCAACAGCGTTAATTTCGCGAATCAGCGATCTTACTGGACTGGATTTGCCAATTGGTGATTTGGCTGCCGCTTCTGACATGCTCTCAAAGAGGCTTGACCTGGAAGTGCAGGAATCTGCTGAGATTGGCGGCGTCATCGCCCAACTGGAGCAGCGCGTCGATTCGTTGGATATTTCGCAATTGCAAGTTTCCGATTCACCAGTGAAAATCCCCAGCGGGGACGATCTTGCCGAGCGTTTCGAAGACTTTTTGCGCAATACCGACCAGCAGCGTGCCGACCAGGGCCAGACTGCAGTGCCACCTAAGCCGAAGGGGCGTCACCGCGCTGATGGGCCGGTAGATGGCCCCAGCAAATCAGCCTAA
- a CDS encoding HelD family protein — MTSTPMDQEQPAVDRAYRALDAARSSYRRQQRKAEAAGAQGSPQARSERDAIAAHFGDQATRLEQVEDKLVFGRLDMTSDHAPSPRYIGRVGLSEEGKTILVDWRARAATPFYRATPAHHEGVVRRRHIGTKLRKVVSVEDDLFDVSASENVSLAGEGALFAAMNSARGGHMGDIVTTIQAEQDEVIRSEAKELLVVQGGPGTGKTAVALHRAAYLLYSEREKLQRSGVLIVGPSRRFLRYIEQVLPALGETGVVSVTMGDLLPGISAVSHDSDALARLKGSLEWIKIAKRAVASRRRIPEAPITMRVSGVTVTLLPEDVKAAARRAKQASRAHNVARTTFALTLLEKLTDSYLAADENLSSSDRAWVREELRTNIDVKRNINLCWMPESATALLRKLYSRPQLLAACAPSFTAEQVAALQRPTDAAFTVEDIPILDELAELLGPSDVFAAAARERVARQEQAIARAQQALDMDGLGGGIVNAQLLAERTQGQADSSTLAEKARADRSWTFGHIVVDEAQELSPLAWAALLRRCPSRSFTVVGDLAQRTGTSAKDWTEILGPAARGYSGTAILSICYRTPQTIMEAAEKVARALGRPIDYPVKAVRDLPDCLRLHQSEGLARSVSQLAQIACEELDLEHGTGQGQVAVIAEKEIRQKLTFSDPRINVLSARASKGLEYDVVILVEPIQMQDRPGDLYVAMTRPTKRLEVVYSEKLPEGFTSK; from the coding sequence GTGACTTCTACCCCAATGGACCAAGAGCAGCCCGCAGTCGATCGTGCCTACCGGGCACTTGACGCAGCTCGGTCTAGCTACCGACGCCAACAGCGCAAGGCTGAGGCCGCAGGAGCTCAAGGGTCTCCTCAGGCCCGCTCTGAACGAGATGCAATCGCAGCTCATTTTGGTGATCAGGCGACTCGCTTGGAGCAGGTGGAAGACAAGCTTGTGTTTGGCAGATTGGATATGACATCCGATCATGCCCCTTCGCCTCGCTACATTGGCAGGGTGGGTCTTTCCGAGGAGGGCAAGACCATTTTGGTTGATTGGCGCGCACGGGCCGCTACCCCGTTTTATCGGGCTACTCCCGCCCATCATGAGGGCGTGGTCAGGCGTCGCCATATCGGCACGAAGCTGCGGAAAGTGGTCTCGGTTGAGGACGATCTTTTCGATGTGTCAGCTTCCGAAAATGTTTCCTTGGCAGGCGAGGGCGCCCTTTTCGCCGCGATGAATTCTGCGCGCGGTGGTCATATGGGCGACATTGTGACTACCATTCAGGCAGAGCAGGACGAGGTTATTCGTTCTGAGGCTAAAGAACTTCTAGTGGTTCAGGGCGGCCCGGGCACGGGCAAGACTGCTGTAGCGCTACATCGCGCGGCTTATCTACTGTATTCAGAACGCGAGAAGCTGCAACGGTCAGGGGTGCTTATTGTTGGCCCATCCAGGCGTTTCTTGCGGTATATCGAACAGGTATTGCCGGCATTGGGGGAAACGGGTGTCGTCTCTGTAACGATGGGTGACCTGCTCCCAGGTATTAGCGCCGTTTCCCATGACAGTGACGCCCTCGCGCGTCTAAAGGGCTCCCTAGAATGGATAAAAATCGCGAAGAGGGCGGTAGCTTCCAGGCGTCGCATTCCGGAGGCTCCCATAACGATGCGCGTATCCGGCGTGACCGTCACTCTTCTTCCAGAGGACGTGAAGGCTGCTGCTCGGCGGGCAAAACAAGCATCTAGAGCGCACAATGTGGCGCGCACTACCTTCGCCCTCACGCTGCTAGAAAAACTCACCGATAGCTACCTGGCCGCAGACGAAAATCTAAGTTCGTCTGACAGGGCTTGGGTGCGTGAAGAACTGCGCACGAACATTGATGTAAAGCGCAATATCAACCTGTGCTGGATGCCCGAGTCCGCCACTGCCCTACTCCGCAAGCTCTATTCACGCCCGCAGCTCCTAGCAGCATGCGCCCCCAGTTTCACCGCCGAGCAAGTTGCCGCTCTGCAGCGGCCAACCGATGCTGCTTTTACGGTAGAGGACATTCCCATCCTCGACGAACTGGCAGAGTTGTTGGGCCCTTCAGATGTGTTTGCTGCGGCAGCCCGCGAGCGCGTTGCTAGGCAAGAACAGGCCATAGCGAGGGCGCAGCAAGCCCTGGATATGGATGGCCTGGGCGGAGGGATCGTGAATGCCCAGCTACTCGCGGAACGCACACAGGGGCAGGCTGATTCTTCGACATTGGCAGAGAAGGCCCGAGCCGACAGGTCCTGGACTTTTGGCCACATAGTCGTAGATGAGGCGCAGGAGCTCTCGCCCCTAGCATGGGCTGCTTTGCTCAGGCGCTGTCCCTCTCGCTCGTTCACAGTGGTAGGCGACCTAGCACAAAGGACGGGAACCAGTGCGAAAGATTGGACGGAAATCCTTGGGCCAGCTGCCCGCGGATACTCCGGTACGGCTATCTTGTCGATTTGCTACCGCACCCCACAAACCATTATGGAGGCAGCTGAAAAAGTCGCCCGCGCCCTCGGCAGACCAATCGACTACCCGGTAAAGGCCGTCCGCGACCTACCAGATTGTCTGCGATTGCACCAGAGTGAAGGCCTTGCGCGCAGTGTCAGTCAGCTTGCCCAAATTGCCTGCGAAGAGCTGGACTTAGAGCACGGCACGGGGCAGGGCCAGGTGGCAGTCATTGCCGAAAAAGAGATAAGGCAGAAACTGACTTTCTCGGATCCACGTATCAACGTTCTTTCTGCCCGCGCCTCGAAGGGACTGGAATACGACGTAGTCATCCTGGTTGAACCTATCCAGATGCAGGATCGTCCTGGGGATCTATACGTAGCAATGACTAGGCCAACTAAGAGACTCGAGGTCGTCTATTCTGAAAAACTGCCAGAAGGATTCACTTCTAAATAG
- the serA gene encoding phosphoglycerate dehydrogenase encodes MPKVLLLENPHPDADAIYRQAGFEVERRVGALDEDELIEALQGVDAVGIRSKTAITEKVLASCPRLSCIGAYCIGTNQIDLSEATRRGVAVFNAPYSNTRSVVEMAISLIIALSRQLPQKNAALHRGVWQKSAAGAHEVRGKTLGIIGYGHIGMQLSVLAEAMGMKVIFYDTAERLALGNAHGCKTMEELLGRADVVSIHVDGNPTNANMFGPQQFEQMQPGAILLNLSRGSVIDSGALVQALEAGMLSGAAIDVFPTEPKKNGDPFNSPLAKFANVVLTPHVGGSTEEAQLDIGQFVTSKVVGYFQSASKDMSVNLPNLTLPVSKDALYRVAYIHTNAPGVLAEINHIFASHGANINGQILGTQGRVGYVITDISSELPVETVAALKRGEETIKLRVLTH; translated from the coding sequence ATGCCCAAAGTTTTACTTCTGGAAAATCCTCACCCCGATGCCGACGCGATCTACCGCCAGGCGGGATTCGAGGTTGAACGACGGGTCGGGGCGCTGGACGAGGACGAACTGATAGAGGCTCTTCAGGGAGTTGACGCGGTCGGGATACGGTCAAAGACCGCGATCACCGAGAAGGTGTTAGCAAGCTGCCCACGTCTGTCTTGCATCGGCGCGTACTGTATAGGGACAAACCAGATCGACCTGTCCGAAGCCACCAGAAGAGGCGTCGCCGTCTTCAATGCCCCCTACTCCAACACGCGCTCGGTGGTAGAGATGGCAATATCTTTAATCATCGCGCTCAGCCGTCAGCTTCCCCAAAAGAACGCCGCCCTCCACCGCGGGGTGTGGCAGAAAAGCGCCGCTGGAGCCCATGAAGTCCGAGGAAAAACGCTGGGCATTATTGGCTATGGCCACATCGGCATGCAGCTGTCCGTATTAGCCGAAGCCATGGGAATGAAGGTTATCTTTTACGACACTGCCGAACGCCTCGCCCTCGGCAATGCCCACGGTTGCAAAACCATGGAAGAACTATTAGGACGCGCAGACGTAGTTTCCATCCACGTCGATGGGAACCCGACCAACGCGAACATGTTCGGCCCACAGCAATTCGAGCAGATGCAGCCTGGGGCAATCCTTCTAAATCTGTCGCGAGGATCAGTCATCGACTCTGGCGCCCTAGTGCAGGCTCTGGAAGCTGGAATGCTCAGTGGAGCTGCCATTGACGTGTTCCCAACCGAGCCGAAGAAGAATGGGGATCCATTCAACTCGCCACTGGCAAAGTTCGCGAATGTAGTACTTACTCCACACGTGGGCGGGTCTACCGAAGAAGCCCAACTAGATATTGGACAGTTCGTCACTTCAAAGGTTGTCGGCTATTTCCAATCCGCATCCAAAGACATGTCAGTGAATCTGCCAAACCTTACCCTCCCAGTTTCCAAAGACGCTCTGTACCGCGTGGCATACATTCACACCAACGCACCGGGGGTGCTTGCTGAAATAAACCACATTTTTGCCTCCCACGGGGCCAACATCAACGGGCAAATCCTTGGTACGCAGGGGCGCGTCGGGTACGTAATAACCGACATTTCCTCAGAATTGCCTGTCGAGACGGTTGCAGCCCTAAAACGCGGCGAAGAAACCATCAAACTCCGCGTACTAACTCACTAA